The window AATAAGGGCTTGATCGGGGTCGGGCGCTGAGTTAAGAGGTGTCCTCGCCTTTGACGATGCTTATACGCGTCGTCTAGAATCGACGCTTATATGCGTCGTGTTAGGCCGACACTTATAACTGTCGTTGTAAGTCGGGAAAAACAATAACGCGTAAAAGCGTCGTCCTAGATCCAGTTCCCACGCTTTCCAGGATCGTGTTCAATTGGGGACTAtgacgatgcttttaagcatcgttGATTCTTTTAAATTGCCGATGTTcattataagcgtcggcaaaatttGGCGTGGGAGATAAATTTACTGATGCTTTTTCCTAGCGTCGGctttgcttctttttcttgttgtgACATCAGTCAGCTTACAATATATATAACACAGGAAAGAACATTACATCTGAGACAAGTGGGCGGATCATACGCGATGGATTACATTCATGCACCATTTATTCAGAATAACATCAAACGCTGCTCCTAGATAGCAGCGGTGCCATTCAATTTTTCATAGTAGCCGATGATGGCGTAGATGGTCTCGATGAGGGTGGGAACTGACAGAGCGATACCGGCAACAAACGAGATGCTCAGCCATACATTGGAGCAATAACGTTGCTTCGCATCGGCATACATTTGGCGCCACTTGCTGTCGCAACAACGATTCACCTCCTCGTATACCCTAGCCAAGTAACCCGGCGTCTTATAATGATCGATCACATAATGTAATTGCCTGAAGAGAGCGACCACCTCCGCAGAGCTGGTCAATCTGTGCTCCAACACCCCACTATTTTCAAGCAGCTCCACGTCTTCTTCTCTCTGCACGATGTGATCCAAGAATGCGACGTAGGCTGTGACGTACGAGTCCAGGGTGCCAAGAGGCTGCTCAAAGCTGATTAGATTATGGAGGAGAATATTGGTATGGTCCTCGACGCGCAATGCCGGCATCTGGATATCTCCAGATTTGCGCGTCGTTACGTCGAGTACAATTTCTGGCTCCATTTCTTTCACCTTAAAATTCACCGCAGACTTTCGTTGGAGCTCCGTTGCGCTGGGGAGAGATCGCGGTGGATCGATAAATGGAAGAATATCTCCAAGCAAGCTTCCACCAGGATGCACCGGTGGCTCCAAATACATGTGGTACAAATCAAGCAGATGATCAACCTTCCCTTTTTCTGGGTCTTTCGAACTGTTCCTTCCTAAATcgagaaaatcaaaaaaatcgaGAGCATCTTTTCTGATTGAACCGTTGCCTTCATTGCCTCCATTTcgcttcttttcttttgggcaaatatcatttttcatctTGAAAACATCCTCAAGGATAAAGAAAGGGATTTGGTTGTTGAGCAACAGCAAGTCAGTCTTGACAAGCTCCGATGCCCGCACTATATCACGTTGTGCCCATGGTAGAGCGGGTAAGCCCACCAGCATAGGGACTACCTTGGCAAGACCATAATTAAATGAAAGCGCAAACAAGATGAAGCAGCTATCAAGCATTAACATCTCCAAAAAACTTTGGGAATCCATGCCGAAGttataggccctgtttgggggagcttttggagggttaaaaagtactttctgaccctccaaaagtacttttagataaaaaatggtgttttgtaaaattttcggaaaactgtttcagcttttgcgggaagctcaACTCCCTTCCGCGTCCGCGGTTTCATCCATCCGCAATATCCCAGCAATTTTCCAGATCCCGCGATGCATGCCAAGCAATTGCGATCCAACCGCACGTTCACCTCCTCCGGATTCGAGATCCTCTGCATCCTTCCattcccagccgtccgtgatgTTTCCTGCCGATCTCAGCAATCCCGTTTCATCCTCCCACATCCTACGGCTAGCTGGGATGCGCCTCACGAGCACGTTCCGAGCCGAATCACAGCAAACGGAATTTAGGGAGATTCATTTGATTGGTTAAGGAGGAGAGTGGGATATATAGGAGCCCTCTCGGCGGGT of the Phoenix dactylifera cultivar Barhee BC4 unplaced genomic scaffold, palm_55x_up_171113_PBpolish2nd_filt_p 001383F, whole genome shotgun sequence genome contains:
- the LOC120108532 gene encoding UPF0481 protein At3g47200-like, which produces MDSQSFLEMLMLDSCFILFALSFNYGLAKVVPMLVGLPALPWAQRDIVRASELVKTDLLLLNNQIPFFILEDVFKMKNDICPKEKKRNGGNEGNGSIRKDALDFFDFLDLGRNSSKDPEKGKVDHLLDLYHMYLEPPVHPGGSLLGDILPFIDPPRSLPSATELQRKSAVNFKVKEMEPEIVLDVTTRKSGDIQMPALRVEDHTNILLHNLISFEQPLGTLDSYVTAYVAFLDHIVQREEDVELLENSGVLEHRLTSSAEVVALFRQLHYVIDHYKTPGYLARVYEEVNRCCDSKWRQMYADAKQRYCSNVWLSISFVAGIALSVPTLIETIYAIIGYYEKLNGTAAI